From one Mya arenaria isolate MELC-2E11 chromosome 4, ASM2691426v1 genomic stretch:
- the LOC128230475 gene encoding uncharacterized protein LOC128230475 isoform X1, whose protein sequence is MFVVSRNMADGEEAFVALIKPTKVTSKIWDYFGNPAYDRNVMTDTSSSKPESDSDIEYFNTCNPDRPAETTVTRTDQIQEPEPEAISYSQMSTQPPELAEDIVLVITDSETESESEPEPEENIDSDVDLFTGERTVKPGNSGLRRPHEAVEPSESDCPLVKRHKCREYGQRRYLPGCWLPDTYSSASSSSVPWFREWFNVLYDNDPAVYTLRHLPTDLDREDLKIIV, encoded by the exons ATGTTCGTCGTGAGTCGCAACATGGCGGACGGTGAAGAAGCATTTGTTGCGTTAATTAAACCAACTAAAGTAACTTCAAAGATTTGGGACTATTTTGGAAATCCAGCGTACGACAGAAATG TCATGACTGACACAAGCAGTTCCAAGCCAGAATCTGACTCAGATATAGAATATTTCAACACATGTAACCCTGACAGGCCTGCAGAGACAACAGTTACACGTACAGATCAAATCCAAGAACCTGAGCCTGAGGCCATCAGTTACAGCCAGATGTCTACACAACCCCCAGAACTTGCAGAAGACATAGTATTAGTAATAACTGATAGTGAAACTGAAAGTGAATCAGAACCTGAGCCTGAG gaaaATATTGATAGCGACGTTGACTTGTTTACTGGAGAAAGAACTGTCAAACCAGGAAACAGTGGCCTGCGTAGACCCCATGAGGCTGTTGAGCCATCAGAA TCAGATTGTCCTCTGGTGAAAAGACACAAATGTAGGGAGTATGGGCAGAGACGGTACCTGCCAGGCTGTTGGCTGCCAGACACTTATAGCAGCGCTAGCTCAAGCTCG GTACCCTGGTTCCGGGAATGGTTTAATGTCTTGTACGACAACGACCCTGCCGTGTATACACTCAGACACTTGCCAACGGACCTAGACAGAGAAGATCTAAAAATCATTGTATAA
- the LOC128230475 gene encoding uncharacterized protein LOC128230475 isoform X2: MVNVMTDTSSSKPESDSDIEYFNTCNPDRPAETTVTRTDQIQEPEPEAISYSQMSTQPPELAEDIVLVITDSETESESEPEPEENIDSDVDLFTGERTVKPGNSGLRRPHEAVEPSESDCPLVKRHKCREYGQRRYLPGCWLPDTYSSASSSSVPWFREWFNVLYDNDPAVYTLRHLPTDLDREDLKIIV; the protein is encoded by the exons ATGGTAAACG TCATGACTGACACAAGCAGTTCCAAGCCAGAATCTGACTCAGATATAGAATATTTCAACACATGTAACCCTGACAGGCCTGCAGAGACAACAGTTACACGTACAGATCAAATCCAAGAACCTGAGCCTGAGGCCATCAGTTACAGCCAGATGTCTACACAACCCCCAGAACTTGCAGAAGACATAGTATTAGTAATAACTGATAGTGAAACTGAAAGTGAATCAGAACCTGAGCCTGAG gaaaATATTGATAGCGACGTTGACTTGTTTACTGGAGAAAGAACTGTCAAACCAGGAAACAGTGGCCTGCGTAGACCCCATGAGGCTGTTGAGCCATCAGAA TCAGATTGTCCTCTGGTGAAAAGACACAAATGTAGGGAGTATGGGCAGAGACGGTACCTGCCAGGCTGTTGGCTGCCAGACACTTATAGCAGCGCTAGCTCAAGCTCG GTACCCTGGTTCCGGGAATGGTTTAATGTCTTGTACGACAACGACCCTGCCGTGTATACACTCAGACACTTGCCAACGGACCTAGACAGAGAAGATCTAAAAATCATTGTATAA
- the LOC128230475 gene encoding uncharacterized protein LOC128230475 isoform X3, with the protein MTDTSSSKPESDSDIEYFNTCNPDRPAETTVTRTDQIQEPEPEAISYSQMSTQPPELAEDIVLVITDSETESESEPEPEENIDSDVDLFTGERTVKPGNSGLRRPHEAVEPSESDCPLVKRHKCREYGQRRYLPGCWLPDTYSSASSSSVPWFREWFNVLYDNDPAVYTLRHLPTDLDREDLKIIV; encoded by the exons ATGACTGACACAAGCAGTTCCAAGCCAGAATCTGACTCAGATATAGAATATTTCAACACATGTAACCCTGACAGGCCTGCAGAGACAACAGTTACACGTACAGATCAAATCCAAGAACCTGAGCCTGAGGCCATCAGTTACAGCCAGATGTCTACACAACCCCCAGAACTTGCAGAAGACATAGTATTAGTAATAACTGATAGTGAAACTGAAAGTGAATCAGAACCTGAGCCTGAG gaaaATATTGATAGCGACGTTGACTTGTTTACTGGAGAAAGAACTGTCAAACCAGGAAACAGTGGCCTGCGTAGACCCCATGAGGCTGTTGAGCCATCAGAA TCAGATTGTCCTCTGGTGAAAAGACACAAATGTAGGGAGTATGGGCAGAGACGGTACCTGCCAGGCTGTTGGCTGCCAGACACTTATAGCAGCGCTAGCTCAAGCTCG GTACCCTGGTTCCGGGAATGGTTTAATGTCTTGTACGACAACGACCCTGCCGTGTATACACTCAGACACTTGCCAACGGACCTAGACAGAGAAGATCTAAAAATCATTGTATAA
- the LOC128230739 gene encoding E3 SUMO-protein ligase ZBED1-like, with protein MNFITPSERSTEITQAVAKFIAGDLQPLSVVGKAYFKNLLSVMDPKYELPSRRYFTMNVIPEMYTSVRTNVELELKECESLAITTDGWTSRACQSYLTVTAHGLDSNWKQHNYVLATRMLDVSHTGVNVGEALAGVVAEFGLQRPSGTAVVTDNAANMDIAAKAAMLTPHVKCFAHTVNLACQKGVKVQEF; from the exons ATGAACTTCATCACGCCT TCGGAAAGGTCAACAGAAATCACACAAGCTGTGGCGAAGTTCATCGCCGGTGACCTACAGCCATTATCCGTAGTCGGAAAGGCATACTTTAAGAACCTTTTGTCTGTGATGGACCCAAAATATGAACTACCATCTCGGAGATATTTCACAATGAATGTGATACCAGAGATGTACACATCAGTTCGTACCAATGTTGAACTGGAACTTAAAGAATGTGAAAGTTTAGCTATCACAACAGATGGTTGGACATCCCGTGCCTGTCAAAGCTATCTTACAGTAACTGCACATGGCCTTGATTCTAACTGGAAGCAGCATAATTATGTCCTTGCAACACGAATGCTTGATGTATCCCATACCGGGGTTAATGTAGGTGAGGCCCTTGCAGGTGTTGTAGCCGAGTTTGGTTTGCAGAGACCATCAGGTACAGCTGTTGTGACTGACAATGCTGCAAATATGGACATTGCAGCAAAAGCTGCCATGCTCACTCCACATGTGAAGTGTTTCGCCCATACTGTGAATTTGGCTTGTCAAAAGGGTGTCAAAGTTCAAGAATTCTAA
- the LOC128230472 gene encoding uncharacterized protein LOC128230472 codes for MLQRYVDEHEAITATLSSSELRKNAKGIVTLSPDEITDLEAVMCVLGPLKTITTIMCDARHPTISLVLVFKNKITSAMVISENDSDLIKAMKGAIRQDMTKRYTQVEVEEFMWMCTALDPRFRSLPDLSSEKREAVYTNLIAKTETVKTQVKSEVSPDAATPSTSTATALPALPAIPGMTDENANKVDLAIEVTTEPDQKRQKTGMEALLGDVYITHTEPGISTVECLYREVEKYRSEIASPLDTDPQVWWRSHENDYPNLSRLAKHTFHIPATFVASERVFSVAGDVVTATRSRLAPDMVDVLVFLKHNL; via the exons ATGCTTCAAAGATATGTTGATGAACATGAAGCAATCACAGCCACCCTGAGCTCCAGTGAACTAAGGAAAAATGCGAAAGGCATTGTGACCTTGAGTCCAGATGAAATTACAGATCTTGAGGCGGTTATGTGTGTCCTGGGACCATTGAAGACCATAACTACAATTATGTGTGATGCAAGACACCCTACAATTTCTCTGGTATTggtgtttaaaaacaaaatcacttCAGCAATGGTCATCTCAGAGAATGATTCTGATCTCATCAAGGCCATGAAAGGTGCCATTCGACAGGACATGACTAAAAGGTACACACAAGTCGAGGTTGAAGAATTCATGTGGATGTGCACAGCACTAGACCCACGATTTCGATCACTCCCAGACCTGAGCAGTGAGAAACGAGAGGCGGTGTACACCAACCTGATTGCCAAAACAGAAACTGTCAAAACACAG GTAAAATCTGAGGTATCTCCAGACGCAGCCACACCCAGTACCAGTACAGCTACTGCCCTACCTGCCCTTCCAGCAATACCAGGCATGACTGATGAAAATGCCAATAAGGTGGACTTAGCAATAG AAGTGACCACAGAACCAGATCAGAAACGGCAGAAAACTGGGATGGAAGCTTTGCTTGGGGATGTGTACATAACACATACAGAGCCAGGGATCAGTACTGTGGAATGTCTGTATCGGGAGGTGGAGAAATACCGCTCTGAGATTGCATCTCCATTGGACACTGACCCCCAG GTATGGTGGAGGAGTCATGAGAATGACTATCCTAATCTGAGCAGACTGGCCAAGCACACCTTTCATATTCCAGCCACATTTGTTGCAAGCGAGAGGGTCTTCAGTGTAGCCGGTGATGTTGTGACTGCCACCCGAAGCAGACTGGCCCCAGACATGGTGGACGTACTAGTGTTTCTAAAGCATAACTTGTGA
- the LOC128230740 gene encoding uncharacterized protein LOC128230740 — protein MNSSKISQVKVVTINSFKFSQVPPPPNISAIKARRGRGHDISTDKEAHDEPQSSASCCTSITLENSVIKGYHVYKIKPTITDPVTKLVVDREYTYIKDKDACLVWIPGHSEFDITLHDMVTDDKRQLKLSDIAVLPIGHVPRILCFYNVLNSGGHVCAIMTGEPTPSFPPWPAPSESGGGVVIPCKYVLTAEDEVNTIQMLRETLKKMPEGYVMKIVVN, from the exons ATgaactcttcaaagatatcccaggtaaaGGTAGTCACGATAAACTCTTTCAAGTTTTCCCAG GTACCACCACCACCTAATATATCTGCCATCAAAGCCAGAAGAGGAAGAGGCCATGATATCTCCACAGACAAGGAAGCCCATGATGAACCACAGTCTTCAGCAAGCTGTTGCACATCTATCACATTAGAGAACTCGGTGATAAAGGGGTACCATGTGTACAAGATAAAACCCACAATAACTGACCCTGTGACAAAGCTTGTTGTAGATAGGGAATATACTTACATCAAAGATAAAGATGCATGCCTTGTGTGGATTCCTGGACATTCTGAGTTTGATATCACTTTACATGACATGGTAACCGATGATAAAAGACAGCTTAAGTTGTCAGATATAGCTGTCCTTCCAATTGGCCATGTACCACGCATTCTTTGTTTTTACAATGTACTTAATTCGGGTGGACACGTGTGTGCCATCATGACTGGTGAACCGACGCCCAGTTTCCCACCGTGGCCTGCTCCATCTGAGAGTGGTGGTGGCGTTGTTATTCCATGTAAATATGTACTTACAGCAGAAGATGAAGTGAACACTATACAAATGTTAAGAGAAACACTCAAAAAGATGCCCGAAGGTTATGTGATGAAAATAGTTGTTAATTGA